The following DNA comes from Thunnus thynnus chromosome 3, fThuThy2.1, whole genome shotgun sequence.
actttttaaaaatgtttttacaaatacATATGTCTTTTTACCTCAATCTCTGGAGTTTGCAGTTGGGACTTTTGAGGCCCTCAGAGAGACGCTTTATTCCAGAGTCCTGCAGCTGATTTCTGCTCAGGACTAACTCCTCCAGTCCAGAAGACTTTAAGCCGAGAACTGATGAAATATACTGACAGCATCTATCAGTGAGATTACAGTCACCTAACCTGaagtgaaaaacaaagcagTAAATGTTAACATTCTGGAAATACTCTCCTCTGTCCCTCTATACTTAATTACAACCTGAGGGCTTCATCTTGAGTCCAAATACTTACAAAGCTGTCTTTGATGCTTTGagcactggcagcagcctctcCAAAGCTTCATCTGATCTGTAGTATTTCTTAAGCTCAAAGGTATCCAGATCTTCATCAGAAACAAGCAGTATGAAGGCCAAAGCTGACCAATGTGCAGGTGAAATTTTACTAACATCTCCTGAGCTCTGGTACTTTTGGACTTGCTCTACTAGAGACTGGTCACCAAGTTCATTTAAACACTGGAAAAGATTGATACTCTTGTCGGTATAGGACAGATTCTTGATCTTCCTGTGAATGTAGGTGATTGTCTCCTGATTGTTCAATGAACTTCTTGCATTAAATCCGAACACTTTCTGAAGAAGGCTCTGATTCTTGTCCTGTGACAGACCAAGCAGGAAGCGCAGAAACAAGTCCCATTGTCCGTGATCACTGGCTAAGGCCATATCCACCGCGTTCTTGTAGAGGTGGACGATAAGGCTTTCTCCTTTCCCTGATCTCACTTTAACCTTTGACTGGCTGGGAAGCAGATTTTGTCCACTCTCTATGAAGGTCTCTAATACATACAGAGCTGCAAGAAACTCCTGCACGCTTAAATGTACAAAAGAGTAAACCTCCTGTCGGTGAAGACCTGATTCTCTCCTTATGATCTGTGTACAAACTCCTGAGTAAACTGCAGCTTCTTTCAGATCAATTTGGCACTCCTTCAGATCTTTTTCATAGAAGATTATGTTGCCCTTCTGTAGCTGTTCAAATGCCAGCTTTCCAAACTTCATGATCACATCTTtatccctttctttctttctttctttgtctgtttcaaCCTCCTGATAATCCTTCTCGTTTTTCCGCGTTGTTTGGATGATCAGGAAGTGTGTGTACATTTCAGTCACAGTCTTGGGTAACTCACTTTCATGAGTTCCTGTGAGGAGACTCTGGAAAGCTGTGGCTGTAATCCAACAGAACATtgggatgtggcacatgatgtagAGAGTTCTCAATGGCTTTGACTTAAGGTGATTGCAGATATTTTGAGCCACATCCTGGTCACTGATTTTCTTTAgaaagtactcctccttctgctcaTCATTAAAGCCTCGTACCTCAGTCACCCTGTCGATGCACTCAGGAGGAATCTTACTGGCTGCGGCCGGTCTACTTGTGATCCAGATCGAGGCTTTGTGAAGCAATTTTCCTGCAATTAAGTTGGTCAGTAAGACGTCTACTGTTGTAGTTTTTGTAACGCTGCGGCACATCTCATTTTTCTCAAAGTTCAGAGGGAATTTGCTTTCATCCAGGCCATCGAAGATGAACAGAACACTAGAACTGTTGTAGTCTGAAGGTTCTAAATCTTTCACTTCTGCAAAACAGTGAAGGATTAAATCCATGAGAGTATaatctttgtcttttattaaattcaaGTCTCGGAATGTGAATGGAAATATGAGCTGAAAGCCTTGGTTGGCTTTTCCAACAGCCCAGTCCTGAGTGAATTTCTGCACAGCAACAGATTTTCCAATGCCAGCAATTCCCTTCATCAGAACTCTCTGAGGAGGGTTCTCTTCATTTGGCAAAGCTTTCAAAATGTCATTGAGTTGAATTTTCTTCTCCTCACTCATACACCTTCTACATTCTAATTCAACCACTTCATGTTCACTATTAACCTCCCCACtgcctccctctgtgatgtacaGCTCTGTATAGAGCTTGTTTAAAGGAGTTGATGTTCCATCTTCCTTTGTTCCTTGAAACAGATCCTTTGTTTTACTTTCAAGGTAAGATTTTAGTTCATCTTGGCACCTTTGGATATTTTctgaaaagtaataaaaatataaatgatgatgagaatatgtatgtttgtatgtttgctatttttcagacaaactcaaaacatcaaaaagcacaCTGGATCCAGACTTGAATGTGCTGTGGTTTTGACAGCACACAGGACCCAACAGGACTTAATGATGCCTTATGGTTAAACaaatgataatcaaataatccgTACATATCCAAAATATGCAGAAGCCTATCTCGTCAATATAGCAGAACAGCCTTGTGTCTTTTATGCCTTAAActctttatttgcatttttcattggTAGAACAGAAAATTAGAAATATGCATGAAAAGAAACATGCAGTCCTGACATGACAGAGCCCTTGACGTGTCAAGCTGGGTTCCCCTTTGGAAGCACTGATATAGATTCACATTGATAGTTGTAGTATTTGAATCGTTGCTTTTTTAATATGTAATGGAATTGGAGAAACCGAAACAGGTCATATTAGCAGTTGGCTAACAGCTAACTTCCCCTATCTGCTGCTTCATTACTTCGTCTTCCTGTTTTTCGTGGCTGCCAAACTTCGCAGGATGGGTATGTCACATTTTTAGCTTCAGTTGTGTCATCTCCATTACAACTTCATAATAggttatatttttaatgtctcTAAACAGCACAGTACCTTTGGTTTCGGGAGAAACGACATTAGTCTCGTCTGTCCTGACAGGAGCTTGGactgaaacagaaacatgcaACATCTCTTGAGAAATGCAGAAAAATTAAAGGCATTGCTATGGTCATATTTTAGGCAATTGcataattaaacataaatgtaagAATTTATTTGACTTGTAAATTCAGGAGAAACATTTACCATATGTGTTGCTGACATTCATATTGATATCCCCTTCAACATGAACATTTCTCAACTGAGGTTGGCTGATGACACCTCCATTCTGGGCAATGATTGTCATGTTTCTTGCGTCTCTCTGAGTTGTAGCTGAAtgtgaaaagacaaaataatgaagAGCCAGGAACTAGAACTCAATTTCCTTTCATCAACACCTTAACAGTGTGGTAGGGGTTCAGAGATTATGTTTTGTTAGAGCTCATTTAGGGAAGACCTGAAATATCAAGAACAAATAAAGCTTGATAAAATTGTGATACATGCATGGGACtgacacatttaaatttaaactgacCAGACAACATTTGGTGGACTGTTCTTGACCTACAGAACTAAACAGGTAAAAAATATTAGTATATGAAATGATTGctagttaaaaaacaaactgtgaacTCTGTAGAaaaacttcctgtctctgcaTCTTTGCTTCCAATCTCTATAAGaatgaagtcattttaaagatgtttctATCACATCTTTTTTCAGcagcttttgtttgtgtaagCTGCCTCCTAAGCTTtgtttaaatatgtaattttgatATTCCACCTAAACATGGTGGAGGGGTTTGCCTATCCCCATGACCCTAGTAGTTGTGTTGTCAAGGGGACAGCTCCTAGTAGGGTCACCCAAGGCCCAGAATATGGAGACTGAGGCCCTCTCCTGGAGTCAGGCCTGGGAGCTTGCTGGGGAGCCCCCAGCTGAACTACACCGATGGAGCCCAGTCA
Coding sequences within:
- the LOC137180392 gene encoding NACHT, LRR and PYD domains-containing protein 12-like isoform X1; this translates as MIKSSEEEEERPKQPRSQRSLVKDYRMGNFLSTDLAPPAPDVSECATTQRDARNMTIIAQNGGVISQPQLRNVHVEGDINMNVSNTYVQAPVRTDETNVVSPETKENIQRCQDELKSYLESKTKDLFQGTKEDGTSTPLNKLYTELYITEGGSGEVNSEHEVVELECRRCMSEEKKIQLNDILKALPNEENPPQRVLMKGIAGIGKSVAVQKFTQDWAVGKANQGFQLIFPFTFRDLNLIKDKDYTLMDLILHCFAEVKDLEPSDYNSSSVLFIFDGLDESKFPLNFEKNEMCRSVTKTTTVDVLLTNLIAGKLLHKASIWITSRPAAASKIPPECIDRVTEVRGFNDEQKEEYFLKKISDQDVAQNICNHLKSKPLRTLYIMCHIPMFCWITATAFQSLLTGTHESELPKTVTEMYTHFLIIQTTRKNEKDYQEVETDKERKKERDKDVIMKFGKLAFEQLQKGNIIFYEKDLKECQIDLKEAAVYSGVCTQIIRRESGLHRQEVYSFVHLSVQEFLAALYVLETFIESGQNLLPSQSKVKVRSGKGESLIVHLYKNAVDMALASDHGQWDLFLRFLLGLSQDKNQSLLQKVFGFNARSSLNNQETITYIHRKIKNLSYTDKSINLFQCLNELGDQSLVEQVQKYQSSGDVSKISPAHWSALAFILLVSDEDLDTFELKKYYRSDEALERLLPVLKASKTALLGDCNLTDRCCQYISSVLGLKSSGLEELVLSRNQLQDSGIKRLSEGLKSPNCKLQRLRLGGCNLSERSCEAVSSVLSSKSSSLRELELSNNNLQDSGVKLLSAGLESLNCTLETLRLSGCLVTEEGCASLASALTSNPSHLRELDLSYNHPGDSGVKLLCAGRDDPCWRLDTLRLTSCNLSERSCDALSSVLSSKSSSLRELELSNNNLQDSGVKLLSAGLRSPHCTLETLGLSGCLVTEEGCASLASALRSNPSHLRELDLSCNHPGNSGVKLLSAGLEDPHWRLDTLKVENGGEQRLKPGVRKYVCELTLDTNTAHKYLKLSDNDRKVTTVTEKQPYPHHKARFDWWHQLLCRDGLTGRCYWEVKWNGEINVSVSYKGIKRNGRSVGSRFGGNDQSWTLRCSDGEGYSVWHNNRKTDLSSSSSSSSSVSNRVAVYVDCSAGTLSFYRVSSDSLIHLHTFNTTFTEPLYPGFWVGSGSSVSLCSL
- the LOC137180392 gene encoding NACHT, LRR and PYD domains-containing protein 12-like isoform X2, encoding MGNFLSTDLAPPAPDVSECATTQRDARNMTIIAQNGGVISQPQLRNVHVEGDINMNVSNTYVQAPVRTDETNVVSPETKENIQRCQDELKSYLESKTKDLFQGTKEDGTSTPLNKLYTELYITEGGSGEVNSEHEVVELECRRCMSEEKKIQLNDILKALPNEENPPQRVLMKGIAGIGKSVAVQKFTQDWAVGKANQGFQLIFPFTFRDLNLIKDKDYTLMDLILHCFAEVKDLEPSDYNSSSVLFIFDGLDESKFPLNFEKNEMCRSVTKTTTVDVLLTNLIAGKLLHKASIWITSRPAAASKIPPECIDRVTEVRGFNDEQKEEYFLKKISDQDVAQNICNHLKSKPLRTLYIMCHIPMFCWITATAFQSLLTGTHESELPKTVTEMYTHFLIIQTTRKNEKDYQEVETDKERKKERDKDVIMKFGKLAFEQLQKGNIIFYEKDLKECQIDLKEAAVYSGVCTQIIRRESGLHRQEVYSFVHLSVQEFLAALYVLETFIESGQNLLPSQSKVKVRSGKGESLIVHLYKNAVDMALASDHGQWDLFLRFLLGLSQDKNQSLLQKVFGFNARSSLNNQETITYIHRKIKNLSYTDKSINLFQCLNELGDQSLVEQVQKYQSSGDVSKISPAHWSALAFILLVSDEDLDTFELKKYYRSDEALERLLPVLKASKTALLGDCNLTDRCCQYISSVLGLKSSGLEELVLSRNQLQDSGIKRLSEGLKSPNCKLQRLRLGGCNLSERSCEAVSSVLSSKSSSLRELELSNNNLQDSGVKLLSAGLESLNCTLETLRLSGCLVTEEGCASLASALTSNPSHLRELDLSYNHPGDSGVKLLCAGRDDPCWRLDTLRLTSCNLSERSCDALSSVLSSKSSSLRELELSNNNLQDSGVKLLSAGLRSPHCTLETLGLSGCLVTEEGCASLASALRSNPSHLRELDLSCNHPGNSGVKLLSAGLEDPHWRLDTLKVENGGEQRLKPGVRKYVCELTLDTNTAHKYLKLSDNDRKVTTVTEKQPYPHHKARFDWWHQLLCRDGLTGRCYWEVKWNGEINVSVSYKGIKRNGRSVGSRFGGNDQSWTLRCSDGEGYSVWHNNRKTDLSSSSSSSSSVSNRVAVYVDCSAGTLSFYRVSSDSLIHLHTFNTTFTEPLYPGFWVGSGSSVSLCSL